A stretch of Candidatus Symbiobacter mobilis CR DNA encodes these proteins:
- a CDS encoding protein-L-isoaspartate O-methyltransferase family protein translates to MPLPDIERARHNMVEQQVRPWSVSHPQVLHLLAHLKREDFVPEAYRSLSFADIDIPLPCGQTMLRPGVQARLLQDATVQPGDKVLEIGVGTGFMTAMLARMGSSVLGLEIHPELAAIAEANLRKACIHNVTIRQTDGARGAELDAPFDLIVLGGSVAEVPQVLLNQLKPHGRLIAIVGEEPAMQAQTITRSGNTRWDAITHWETSVPRLLRFPQASPFRFA, encoded by the coding sequence ATGCCACTGCCCGATATTGAACGCGCACGCCACAACATGGTTGAACAGCAGGTACGCCCCTGGTCGGTGTCGCACCCGCAAGTGCTGCACTTGTTGGCGCACCTGAAGCGGGAAGACTTCGTTCCGGAGGCCTACCGCTCGCTGTCCTTTGCCGACATCGATATCCCCTTGCCATGCGGACAAACCATGCTGCGCCCCGGCGTACAGGCCCGTCTGCTGCAAGACGCCACGGTGCAGCCCGGCGACAAAGTGCTGGAAATCGGCGTGGGAACGGGCTTCATGACTGCCATGCTGGCGCGGATGGGCAGCAGTGTGCTGGGCCTGGAAATCCACCCCGAGCTGGCCGCCATCGCCGAAGCCAACTTGAGAAAAGCCTGCATTCACAACGTCACGATCCGCCAGACCGATGGCGCTCGGGGTGCCGAGCTGGACGCTCCCTTCGACCTGATCGTGCTGGGTGGTTCCGTTGCCGAAGTTCCCCAGGTTCTGCTGAACCAACTCAAGCCTCATGGCCGCTTGATCGCCATCGTGGGGGAAGAACCCGCCATGCAGGCGCAAACCATCACCCGCTCTGGCAATACGCGCTGGGACGCCATCACGCATTGGGAAACTTCCGTCCCCCGTCTGCTGCGCTTTCCCCAAGCCTCTCCGTTTCGTTTTGCATGA
- the xseB gene encoding exodeoxyribonuclease VII small subunit: MQAPPPQSPACEPVPPGTPYEAALGELERLVASMESGELPLDRLLNEYRRACALVHHCRGRLEAVEEQFRVLDQGTAKPWTPEAL; this comes from the coding sequence ATGCAAGCTCCCCCCCCACAGTCCCCAGCGTGCGAGCCCGTACCCCCCGGTACCCCTTATGAGGCCGCGCTAGGGGAGCTGGAGCGGTTGGTGGCGTCGATGGAATCGGGCGAGTTGCCTTTGGATCGCTTGCTCAACGAATACCGCCGTGCTTGTGCGTTGGTACACCACTGCCGGGGGCGGCTGGAAGCAGTCGAAGAACAGTTTCGCGTGCTGGATCAGGGAACGGCCAAGCCATGGACTCCGGAAGCCCTGTGA
- a CDS encoding polyprenyl synthetase family protein — protein MTPGTLVPPCDLDAWIAQQRDRVERALYEWVCAPADHPGLVALVDAMRYAVLDGGKRIRPLLVLAAFDAVRGGLAQDYLPAEEWEDEVARRGAPAVGWEREEDPAQSALRAACAVELVHAYSLVHDDMPCMDDDTLRRGKPTVHVQFGQALALLAGDALQALAFELLTPTGSTVPVARQARLCRLLARAVGCAGMAGGQAVDLASIGQPLAEPALRAMHERKTGTLLQASVLMGAACGETTSAVVAALESFGAAIGLAFQVVDDILDTSSDTATLGKTVGKDARQQKPTYVSVLGVDVATQYAHSLRDQALSALGSSGLADTRLLQGLAHRLVDRAS, from the coding sequence GTGACTCCAGGAACCCTGGTGCCTCCTTGCGACCTTGATGCCTGGATTGCGCAGCAGCGTGACCGGGTGGAGCGTGCGTTGTACGAGTGGGTGTGCGCCCCGGCGGATCATCCTGGGCTGGTGGCTTTGGTGGATGCGATGCGCTACGCGGTGCTCGACGGAGGCAAGCGGATTCGCCCCCTGTTGGTGCTGGCTGCCTTCGATGCCGTGCGCGGTGGGTTGGCGCAGGACTATTTGCCTGCGGAGGAATGGGAGGATGAAGTCGCGCGGCGCGGCGCTCCCGCAGTGGGCTGGGAGCGGGAGGAAGACCCCGCCCAGTCTGCCTTGCGTGCGGCCTGTGCGGTTGAATTGGTACATGCCTATTCGCTGGTGCATGACGACATGCCTTGCATGGACGATGACACTTTGCGCCGGGGCAAGCCTACGGTCCATGTGCAATTTGGGCAAGCGCTGGCTTTGCTGGCTGGCGATGCCTTGCAGGCCCTGGCTTTCGAGCTGCTGACTCCGACGGGTTCTACCGTTCCGGTGGCGCGGCAAGCGCGCTTGTGCAGGCTGTTGGCGCGTGCGGTGGGCTGCGCGGGCATGGCGGGGGGGCAGGCCGTCGATTTGGCCAGCATCGGGCAGCCTTTGGCCGAGCCTGCTTTGCGAGCCATGCACGAGCGCAAGACTGGCACCTTGTTGCAAGCCAGCGTGCTAATGGGGGCCGCGTGCGGGGAAACGACGTCTGCCGTCGTTGCAGCGCTAGAGTCCTTTGGCGCTGCCATAGGCTTGGCGTTCCAGGTGGTCGATGACATCCTCGACACCTCCTCGGACACAGCCACTCTGGGCAAAACCGTCGGCAAGGATGCGCGGCAGCAGAAGCCGACCTACGTGTCTGTCCTCGGTGTAGATGTGGCCACGCAGTATGCGCATTCCTTGCGCGACCAGGCCTTGTCCGCGCTGGGTTCCAGCGGATTGGCCGATACCCGTCTTTTGCAGGGGTTGGCGCATCGTCTGGTCGATCGGGCGAGTTAG
- the dxs gene encoding 1-deoxy-D-xylulose-5-phosphate synthase — MSSFGSLLTSIDSPDDLRKLPRSQLPALAAELRDLLVESVSRTGGHLSSNLGTVELTIALHYVFQTPHDRLVWDVGHQTYTHKILTGRKARMATLRQRGGLSGFPQRAESPFDAFGTAHSSTSISAALGMALASRLRGEQRHTVAVIGDGAMTAGMAFEALNNAGVSNSNLLVVLNDNDMSISPPVGALNRYLARLLCGQFYAAAKQAGKQVLKSAPPLFELARRLEESAVGMVKPVTLFEKFGFDYVGPIDGHDVDALIDVLEQIKQLEGPRLLHVVTRKGQGYKLAEADPVAYHGPERFDPAVGVQRAASVAPPTFSQVFGRWLCDMAEADSRLVAITPAMREGSGMVEFEQRFPQRFFDVGIAEQHAVTFAAGLACEGLKPVVAMYSTFLQRAYDQLIHDVALQNLPVVFALDRAGIVGADGPTHAGAYDIAFLRCIPNIALACPADENECRQLLSTAFAQSGPVAVRYPRGVGAGVVIQPGLEPLPMGRGDIRRQGKAVAILAFGTLLYPAMQAAQALDATVVNMRWVKPLDVQLLREVAAQHDALVTVEEGCIQGGAGSAVVEALQAMGQPGSMLPVLQLGLRDEFIEHGNAAELLALQGLDAAGIESSVRRWRGALV, encoded by the coding sequence ATGTCCAGTTTCGGTTCCCTTCTGACCAGCATCGATAGCCCTGACGATCTGCGCAAGTTGCCGCGTTCGCAGCTCCCGGCTTTGGCTGCGGAGTTGCGGGATCTTTTGGTCGAGAGCGTTTCCCGCACTGGCGGGCACCTCAGTTCCAACCTCGGCACCGTCGAGCTGACGATTGCGCTCCACTATGTGTTCCAGACCCCGCATGACCGGCTGGTGTGGGATGTGGGCCACCAAACCTACACCCACAAGATCCTGACCGGAAGAAAGGCGCGCATGGCCACGCTTCGGCAGCGCGGGGGGCTGAGCGGGTTTCCCCAGCGCGCTGAAAGTCCGTTCGACGCCTTTGGCACCGCGCATTCCAGTACGTCGATTTCGGCGGCGCTGGGCATGGCTCTGGCCAGCCGCTTGCGTGGGGAACAACGCCACACTGTCGCAGTGATCGGCGACGGGGCGATGACCGCCGGAATGGCCTTCGAGGCATTGAACAACGCGGGGGTGTCCAACAGCAATTTGTTGGTCGTACTCAATGACAACGACATGTCAATCAGCCCCCCCGTCGGGGCGCTCAACCGGTATCTGGCTCGCTTGCTGTGCGGGCAGTTCTACGCGGCGGCCAAGCAGGCCGGAAAGCAAGTTCTCAAAAGCGCGCCGCCCCTGTTTGAGCTGGCGCGCAGGCTCGAAGAATCTGCCGTGGGGATGGTCAAGCCCGTCACGCTTTTCGAGAAATTCGGGTTCGACTACGTAGGCCCGATCGATGGGCACGATGTCGATGCGCTCATCGACGTGCTGGAGCAAATCAAACAGCTCGAAGGCCCACGGTTGCTGCATGTGGTCACCCGCAAAGGGCAGGGGTACAAGCTGGCCGAGGCAGACCCCGTGGCCTACCACGGCCCCGAGCGCTTCGACCCCGCAGTCGGGGTGCAGCGCGCCGCGTCTGTTGCGCCTCCGACGTTTTCGCAGGTGTTTGGCCGTTGGCTGTGCGATATGGCCGAGGCCGACTCCCGGCTGGTGGCCATCACCCCCGCGATGCGCGAAGGCTCGGGGATGGTCGAGTTCGAGCAGCGCTTTCCCCAGCGGTTTTTCGATGTGGGCATCGCCGAACAGCACGCGGTGACTTTTGCCGCAGGCTTGGCCTGCGAGGGGCTGAAGCCTGTGGTGGCGATGTATTCGACCTTTCTGCAGCGGGCCTACGACCAGCTCATCCACGACGTGGCGTTGCAGAATCTGCCCGTGGTATTTGCGCTCGACCGCGCCGGGATCGTTGGCGCGGACGGCCCCACGCACGCCGGAGCCTACGACATCGCCTTTCTGCGTTGCATTCCCAACATCGCGTTGGCGTGCCCCGCAGACGAGAACGAGTGCCGCCAGCTTTTGAGCACGGCCTTTGCGCAGTCCGGCCCCGTGGCTGTGCGCTACCCGCGTGGAGTGGGGGCGGGGGTGGTGATCCAGCCAGGGTTGGAACCTTTGCCTATGGGCAGGGGCGACATTCGGCGCCAAGGCAAGGCAGTGGCCATCCTCGCTTTCGGCACCCTGCTGTACCCCGCGATGCAGGCGGCGCAGGCGCTTGATGCCACGGTCGTCAACATGCGGTGGGTCAAGCCACTGGATGTGCAGTTGTTGCGTGAGGTGGCAGCCCAGCACGACGCTCTCGTCACCGTCGAGGAAGGGTGCATCCAGGGCGGCGCGGGCAGCGCGGTGGTCGAAGCCTTGCAGGCGATGGGGCAGCCTGGTTCCATGCTCCCCGTACTGCAACTGGGCCTGCGCGACGAGTTCATCGAGCATGGCAACGCTGCGGAACTGCTGGCGTTACAGGGGCTGGATGCGGCCGGGATCGAATCCAGCGTAAGACGCTGGCGCGGCGCGCTCGTGTAA
- a CDS encoding hemerythrin domain-containing protein codes for MHSVAPLQPFEALDACHVQIARHLAALHDLLDHFDDIQNDPVCRQQVANIEAFFSGVSRAHHAEEERSVFPTLLTSESAELVHAVRTLQQDHGWIEQNWLELAPMLRGIARDEDWPDLEQLRHYVEVFVTLCHDHITLEEALIYPEAKSRIGEELARRKARAG; via the coding sequence ATGCACTCTGTCGCCCCGCTCCAGCCTTTCGAAGCGCTTGATGCCTGCCATGTGCAGATTGCGCGGCATCTGGCAGCGCTCCATGACCTGCTCGACCACTTCGACGACATCCAGAACGACCCTGTCTGTCGCCAGCAAGTGGCCAACATCGAGGCTTTTTTCTCCGGCGTTAGCCGCGCGCACCACGCTGAAGAAGAGCGCAGCGTCTTCCCTACGCTGCTCACCAGCGAGAGCGCCGAACTGGTACATGCAGTACGGACCCTGCAACAAGACCATGGTTGGATCGAGCAAAACTGGCTGGAACTCGCGCCCATGCTGCGGGGCATTGCCCGTGACGAAGACTGGCCGGATCTGGAGCAGCTTCGGCATTACGTCGAAGTCTTCGTCACGCTGTGCCACGACCACATCACGCTGGAAGAAGCGCTGATTTACCCCGAAGCCAAATCCAGAATCGGGGAAGAACTGGCCCGGCGCAAGGCTCGCGCAGGCTGA
- the ppk1 gene encoding polyphosphate kinase 1 produces MAANVPAPQRPTHVPVEWVDRDRSLLDFHARVLHWAQRDDVPLLERVRYLAIVAGNLDEFFEVRAALYVRLCEPQAALDAIEPAAQAALSAAAHRLVEEQYAVYHDRIVPALEQAGIHIIPHRKRSAAQKRWVKAYFDREVRPLLLPIGLDPAHPFPQVASRSLNFIVRLAGKDAFGRVNEVAILKVPKNLPRIVRLPKSLGGKRILAVTISSVIRAHLPELFTGRTVVEFAQFRVTRHSDLSIDEADARNLRTALRQGLEHRNYGQSVRLEVSADCSPFLLQGLLRQFALPASALYPIRGPLNLVWMHELIALVQQPRWLFPHYEPTFPRGLLGHASIFERLRAGDVLLHHPFESFDGVLAFLREAVSDPDVLVIKQTIYRTGTDSALMELLRQAVQRGKEVTVVVEIKARFDEEANLHWAEQLESIGALVVYGVVGLKTHAKMLLVSRRESRGIRRYAHLSTGNYNPRTAAGYTDLGYLTSRPDVTADVENVFALLSNQSRIPKLNKLILAPFSLQRYLLEWIDRTAQAALSGRAARIIVKVNALTDEKLMDALVRAGQAGVGIDLLVRGACMLPAQIPGKTDRIRVRSIVGRFLEHSRIFSFLAGEEEVLLLSSADWMNRNMLRRVELAWPIDDPALRERIRQECLQYYLDDRADAWDLQGDGRYVPVQASAPDAEGAQAKLMATYRAT; encoded by the coding sequence ATGGCTGCCAATGTCCCCGCACCACAGCGTCCCACCCATGTTCCTGTGGAGTGGGTGGATCGCGACCGTAGCTTGCTCGACTTCCATGCGCGGGTGTTGCATTGGGCGCAGCGTGACGATGTTCCGCTGCTGGAGCGGGTGCGGTATCTGGCGATCGTCGCAGGCAATCTCGATGAGTTTTTCGAGGTACGCGCTGCGTTGTATGTACGGCTCTGCGAACCCCAGGCTGCGTTGGATGCGATCGAACCCGCTGCGCAGGCCGCCTTGTCTGCGGCGGCGCACCGCCTTGTCGAGGAGCAATACGCCGTCTACCACGACCGCATCGTTCCGGCGCTGGAGCAGGCAGGCATTCATATCATCCCGCACCGCAAGCGTTCTGCGGCGCAGAAACGCTGGGTCAAGGCCTATTTCGACCGGGAGGTGCGGCCCCTGCTGCTACCCATCGGGCTGGATCCTGCGCATCCTTTTCCGCAGGTGGCGAGCCGTTCGCTCAACTTCATCGTCCGTCTTGCGGGCAAGGACGCTTTTGGGCGCGTCAACGAGGTTGCCATCCTCAAGGTGCCCAAAAACTTGCCCCGGATCGTCCGCCTGCCCAAGAGCCTCGGTGGCAAGCGCATCCTTGCCGTCACGATTTCGAGCGTGATTCGCGCCCATCTGCCGGAGTTGTTCACCGGGCGCACGGTGGTGGAGTTCGCGCAGTTTCGGGTCACGCGACATTCGGATCTCTCGATTGACGAGGCCGACGCGAGGAACCTGCGCACCGCGCTGCGCCAGGGGCTGGAACACCGCAATTACGGACAGTCCGTGCGGTTGGAGGTGTCTGCCGACTGTTCGCCGTTCTTGCTCCAGGGCTTGCTGCGTCAGTTCGCGCTGCCAGCTTCGGCGCTATACCCCATTCGAGGCCCGCTCAACCTGGTGTGGATGCATGAGCTGATCGCGCTGGTTCAGCAGCCACGGTGGCTGTTTCCGCATTACGAGCCGACGTTTCCTCGTGGGTTGTTGGGGCATGCCTCGATCTTCGAGCGACTGCGCGCTGGTGATGTGCTGTTGCACCATCCTTTCGAGAGCTTCGATGGAGTGCTGGCTTTTTTGCGCGAGGCCGTTTCCGACCCCGACGTGCTCGTCATCAAGCAGACCATCTATCGCACGGGCACTGATTCGGCGCTGATGGAACTGCTACGGCAGGCGGTGCAGCGGGGCAAGGAGGTCACGGTCGTCGTCGAGATCAAGGCGCGTTTCGATGAGGAAGCGAACCTGCACTGGGCGGAGCAACTCGAATCGATCGGCGCGCTGGTGGTGTACGGTGTCGTGGGGCTGAAGACGCACGCCAAGATGCTGCTGGTGTCTCGGCGGGAATCGCGGGGGATTCGCCGTTACGCGCACCTGTCGACCGGGAATTACAACCCCCGCACTGCTGCCGGGTACACGGATCTGGGCTATCTCACGAGCCGCCCCGACGTGACGGCGGACGTGGAAAACGTGTTCGCCTTGCTCTCGAACCAAAGCCGCATCCCGAAACTGAACAAGCTGATCCTTGCGCCGTTTTCCCTGCAACGGTACCTGCTGGAATGGATCGACCGCACTGCGCAGGCTGCACTGTCTGGGCGGGCGGCCCGCATCATCGTCAAGGTCAATGCGCTTACCGACGAAAAGCTCATGGACGCCCTGGTGCGCGCTGGGCAGGCCGGGGTGGGCATTGATCTTCTCGTTCGCGGGGCGTGCATGCTGCCCGCGCAGATTCCCGGCAAAACCGACCGCATTCGTGTGCGCTCGATCGTCGGGCGATTCCTGGAGCATTCCCGCATCTTTTCTTTCCTTGCCGGGGAGGAAGAAGTCCTGCTGCTTTCCAGCGCGGATTGGATGAACCGCAATATGTTGCGCAGGGTCGAACTCGCATGGCCCATCGACGATCCCGCTTTGCGCGAGCGCATCCGGCAGGAGTGCTTGCAATACTACTTGGACGACCGCGCCGATGCATGGGATCTGCAAGGCGACGGGCGCTACGTGCCGGTGCAGGCATCCGCTCCAGATGCCGAGGGTGCCCAGGCCAAGCTCATGGCGACGTACCGCGCCACCTGA
- the murJ gene encoding murein biosynthesis integral membrane protein MurJ: MNLFRSASLVSLWTLLSRITGLARELLIASTFGASAMTDAFNVAFRIPNLFRRLFGEGAFSQAFVPVLARSWEQAGDDATQALTDRVATVLAWALLGLSVVGVLAAPALVWLMASGMRPQGFDMAVTLTRWMFPYIAFLSLVALCAGILNTRKRFAVPAATPVLLNLSMIAATLWLAPWLALHRIEPIHALAAGVLLGGVVQLVMQAMALARLGLLPRIAWRWTALRGAWADTSTQEILRLMGPSLLGVGVAHLSMLINTQIASYLRPGSVSWISYADRLMEFPTALLGVALGVVLLPQLSAAHARGDRDEYSAMLDWGLRWVLLLALPCAVALVVFPLPLAAVLYHYGAMTNTDIEQITRALVGWGVGLVGLIAIKVLAPAYYAGLDTRTPVRIAIMVLVFTQLCNALFVGWLAHAALTLSIGLGALVNAAFLLGGLVRRGAYRPAAGWAAFGLRILVACGLLAAFLYGVAAHVDWLALRSAMGMRLALLAAAMLASGVLYFGALHLLGMDLRPLLRRSVHGKGQ; encoded by the coding sequence GTGAATCTGTTCCGTTCCGCCTCGCTGGTGTCCTTGTGGACGCTGTTGTCCCGCATCACCGGCTTGGCGCGGGAATTGTTGATTGCCTCGACTTTCGGCGCGTCGGCAATGACCGATGCTTTCAACGTCGCTTTCCGCATTCCCAATCTGTTTCGGCGCCTGTTTGGCGAAGGCGCTTTCAGCCAAGCTTTCGTTCCGGTGCTGGCCCGTTCCTGGGAGCAGGCCGGGGACGACGCAACGCAGGCCCTGACCGACCGTGTCGCTACCGTGCTGGCCTGGGCCTTGCTGGGGCTAAGTGTGGTTGGCGTATTGGCCGCTCCTGCACTGGTATGGCTCATGGCCAGCGGAATGCGCCCGCAGGGTTTCGATATGGCGGTGACGCTGACGCGATGGATGTTTCCCTACATCGCCTTTTTGTCGCTCGTCGCGTTGTGCGCAGGAATCCTCAACACCCGCAAACGCTTTGCCGTACCTGCGGCGACCCCCGTGCTACTGAACCTAAGCATGATCGCCGCCACCCTCTGGCTGGCGCCGTGGCTGGCCTTGCACCGCATCGAGCCGATCCACGCGCTGGCCGCCGGGGTGCTGCTAGGGGGAGTAGTACAACTCGTCATGCAAGCGATGGCGCTGGCACGGCTAGGGTTGTTGCCGCGCATCGCTTGGCGATGGACTGCGCTGCGCGGCGCATGGGCAGATACCTCGACCCAGGAGATTTTGCGGCTCATGGGCCCTTCGCTGCTGGGGGTGGGGGTGGCGCACCTGTCGATGTTGATTAACACACAAATCGCCTCGTACCTGCGTCCGGGCAGCGTGAGCTGGATCAGCTACGCAGACCGGTTGATGGAATTCCCGACAGCCCTGCTGGGGGTGGCGCTGGGTGTCGTGCTGTTGCCCCAGCTTTCCGCAGCGCACGCACGGGGCGATCGCGACGAGTATTCCGCCATGCTCGATTGGGGATTGCGCTGGGTGTTGCTGCTGGCCCTGCCCTGCGCCGTCGCGCTCGTCGTTTTTCCGTTGCCGCTGGCCGCAGTGCTGTACCACTACGGCGCGATGACGAATACCGATATCGAGCAGATCACCCGCGCGCTCGTCGGATGGGGGGTGGGGCTGGTCGGGCTGATTGCCATCAAAGTGCTCGCCCCCGCCTACTACGCTGGGCTGGATACGCGCACCCCGGTGCGTATCGCCATCATGGTGCTCGTGTTCACCCAGCTTTGCAACGCCCTGTTCGTTGGCTGGCTGGCCCACGCTGCGCTGACGCTCTCGATCGGACTGGGGGCGCTCGTCAACGCGGCCTTTTTGTTGGGTGGACTGGTTCGGCGCGGCGCGTACCGCCCCGCTGCGGGGTGGGCTGCGTTTGGGCTACGCATCCTCGTCGCCTGCGGGCTGTTGGCGGCGTTCCTGTACGGGGTTGCGGCGCATGTCGACTGGCTGGCGCTGCGCAGTGCGATGGGAATGCGGCTGGCCCTGCTCGCCGCCGCCATGCTTGCCAGCGGCGTGCTGTACTTTGGGGCGCTCCATCTGCTGGGGATGGATCTGCGGCCCCTGCTGCGCAGGTCGGTGCATGGCAAGGGCCAATGA
- a CDS encoding LysR substrate-binding domain-containing protein yields MTLTALRYLVAVAGTRHFGKAAKGCHVSQPALSTAVRKLEEELGIPLFERGSTEATVTPIGLEIVQQARVILDQVARLRDIARQGLDPLDGPLTLGVIYTIGPYLLPDLVRQALRRTPTMPLVLQERFTADLLDLLREGSIDCAILAEPFADAGLAVAALYDEPFVAVVPAGHPLARQPHVTSEQLQRENMLLLGRGHCFRDHVLQACPETAPSYHPGLRGRFEGSSLDTLQHMVAAGIGVTLVPRLGVPPGALEPGWNDNPHVRYLPFGEAPPTRRVVLCWRHSFPRHAAIAALRNAIHACALPGVARL; encoded by the coding sequence GTGACCCTCACCGCGCTGCGCTATCTCGTTGCCGTCGCTGGCACCCGCCACTTTGGCAAAGCGGCCAAGGGGTGCCACGTCAGCCAGCCTGCCCTCTCCACCGCAGTGCGCAAGCTCGAAGAAGAACTGGGCATTCCCCTGTTCGAGCGCGGATCGACGGAAGCCACCGTCACCCCGATCGGGTTGGAAATCGTCCAGCAAGCCCGCGTGATACTCGACCAGGTGGCCCGGCTACGCGACATCGCCCGCCAGGGGCTTGATCCCCTCGACGGCCCGCTAACCTTGGGGGTCATCTACACCATCGGCCCCTACCTGCTCCCCGATTTGGTACGGCAGGCCTTGCGGCGGACTCCAACGATGCCGCTGGTGCTGCAAGAGCGCTTCACTGCCGACTTGCTCGACCTGCTGCGCGAAGGCAGCATCGACTGCGCCATCCTTGCCGAACCCTTTGCCGATGCGGGGTTGGCCGTGGCTGCGCTGTACGACGAACCTTTTGTCGCCGTCGTCCCTGCGGGCCATCCGCTGGCCAGGCAACCACACGTCACCAGCGAGCAACTCCAGCGCGAAAACATGCTGTTGCTGGGGCGCGGACATTGCTTCCGCGACCATGTACTGCAAGCCTGCCCGGAAACCGCCCCGTCCTACCACCCTGGGCTGCGCGGGCGCTTTGAAGGCTCTTCGCTCGACACTTTGCAACACATGGTGGCCGCTGGCATTGGCGTGACCCTGGTTCCCCGGTTGGGCGTGCCCCCCGGCGCCCTGGAACCCGGCTGGAACGACAACCCCCACGTTCGCTATCTGCCCTTTGGCGAAGCCCCGCCCACACGCAGGGTCGTGCTGTGTTGGCGGCACAGTTTTCCCCGCCATGCAGCCATCGCCGCACTGCGCAACGCCATCCATGCCTGTGCGCTACCGGGGGTGGCAAGGCTGTAG